Proteins found in one Bacteroidota bacterium genomic segment:
- a CDS encoding DMT family transporter: protein MTLNHPGELAALFTAFCWTITALAFEKATKKVGTIAVNITRLALAIVFLSILNFALRGLILPTDASLHQWLWLSASGIIGFVLGDYFLFKSYPIIGSRIAMLMMTLVPPMTAIIGWIVLGEHMILRHVFGMILVMFGIGLAVLSKKNSNFKLSFNQPVKGLIFAFLGAIGQAVGLVLSKLGMQDYDPFAATQIRIIAGLIGFIIIVSVLKRWQPIYKSLKNKKVMSNITIGSIFGPFLGVSFSLVAVSYTSTGIASTLMAIVPVLIIPAVVLLYKQKVSLKEIIGAVLSVVGVVIFFI, encoded by the coding sequence ATGACTCTCAATCATCCTGGAGAACTGGCAGCCCTATTTACCGCTTTTTGCTGGACCATTACAGCTCTTGCTTTTGAAAAAGCCACAAAAAAAGTCGGTACCATAGCTGTTAATATCACTCGTTTAGCATTAGCCATTGTTTTTCTTTCAATATTAAATTTTGCTCTTCGAGGACTGATTTTACCAACTGATGCCAGTCTGCATCAATGGCTTTGGCTTAGCGCTTCAGGGATAATAGGTTTTGTTCTGGGAGACTATTTTCTTTTTAAATCATATCCAATAATTGGATCTCGAATTGCCATGTTAATGATGACTCTTGTTCCTCCCATGACAGCCATTATCGGTTGGATTGTATTAGGAGAACATATGATCTTAAGACACGTTTTTGGGATGATTTTGGTCATGTTTGGAATTGGGTTAGCTGTTTTAAGCAAAAAAAATAGCAATTTCAAACTGAGTTTTAATCAGCCTGTGAAGGGATTGATATTTGCCTTTTTAGGAGCAATTGGTCAAGCAGTTGGACTAGTGCTAAGTAAACTGGGGATGCAGGATTATGATCCTTTTGCTGCTACACAAATAAGAATAATAGCTGGCCTGATTGGTTTCATTATTATCGTTAGTGTTTTGAAAAGATGGCAACCAATTTACAAATCGCTTAAAAACAAAAAAGTAATGTCAAACATAACAATAGGTTCTATTTTCGGACCCTTTCTAGGTGTTTCATTTTCACTGGTTGCTGTAAGTTACACCAGTACCGGCATTGCATCAACACTCATGGCTATAGTTCCCGTTCTTATTATTCCTGCGGTGGTACTGCTTTATAAACAAAAAGTGTCGTTAAAAGAAATTATAGGAGCGGTGCTGAGCGTAGTAGGAGTAGTGATTTTCTTTATCTAG